The DNA segment TACCCAGCCTGGCTTACAGCCTCTGATAACTTAGAGAAATTTGCCAGCCAATATTCTGAGCAAATTAAAAATACCTTCTCAAAAGTTCTTGGCGCTGCGGCAAGCTTTGGTGGCGTTATTTTACAATTTATTTTATCGGTAATTATTGCCTCGATGTTTTTAGCTAATTCAGAGTCTTGCACCAAAGGGTGCCATTCATTTATCAGTCGATTAATGGGTGATAAGGCTGATGCGGTACTGAAAAATACAGTAGCGACAGTTCGAAGTGTCGGGGCTGGTATTTTAGGTATTGCATTTACTCAAGCGGTATTATCAGGCATTGGTCTAGTCGTAGCTGACATACCTGCTGCCGGTGTTTGGGTGTTATTAGTATTAATGGTAGCCATCGTGCAATTACCACCAATTATCATTCTAGGCCCAATTGCCGCCTATTATTTTTCAGTAGCTGATACAACACCTGCAGTTATTTTTCTGGTTTATTCAATAGTGGTTAGTAGCAGTGATGCTGTATTAAAACCAATATTTTTAGGGCGCGGAACAGACATTCCTATGTTAGTTATTCTACTCGGTGCTATTGGCGGTATGATAGTTTCAGGTATTATTGGTTTATTTACTGGCGCTGTGATCTTAGCTTTAGGTTACCAGTTGATGATGATGTGGTTAGAACAATCAGAGCACGCCAAAAAAGAAACTGCTGCCGAGCAATCTGAATAAATATCTATAGGGACTGTAATGACTGACACCAATGTTGTAAAAAAAGAAGCTAACGAAAAGTTAGACGGGTCAGAGACCACTAATGAAGACGTTAATGAGACGACTAACGAAACTGCCAAGCCAGATTTTGCCCAACGATTAAGCAAAATAATACTGAGTTTGGCACTACTTTATTTTCTTTGGTATGTCATTGGTGACAGGCTTACCCCTATTTCAGATCAAGCCCGAGTAAGAGCATTTGTTATCCCGATTGTGCCGCAAGTATCAGGGCAAATTACTAACATATATGTTGGCGGTGACAAAATAGTTAAAAAGGATGATGTGTTATTTGAAATAGATAATCGTGATTTTAAATTTGCGCTTGATAAAGCAAAAGCAAGTTTGGAGTTAACCGGCCAAGAAATTGGAGCTGATACGGCAATGGTAGGCTCTGCTAAAGCAAGTCTAGACCAAGCCAATGCCGATTTAATCGTAAAACGCATCAACGCTAATCGTGTCTTCGAACTTGAAAAGCAAGGAATTATTTCAGGATTCGACGGAGACAGAGCTCGTGGCGTATTAACGCAAGCCGAACTTGAAGTAGTTAATGCGCAAGCATCTTATGAAGAAGCGCAACAAAAACTTGGTAAACAAGGAGAGAACAATCCTAAGCTACTCAGTGCATTAGCTGAAGTTTCGACAGCCCAGTTAAATTTAGACAGAACAATCATCAAAGCGCCAAACGATGGTGTTATCTCTTATGCGAAAGTAAATGTTGGTTATTATGCTGCGCAAGGCAGTAAGATAATGACCTTTATATCAAATCAATATGTTTGGATTGAAGCTAGCTTTAGAGAAAATAGTTTAGGTAATCTTAAATCAGGAGATCCGGTAGATATTGTTTTAGATTCGGCTCCCGGACAAGTGTTTGCCGGCGAAGTTATCACCATAGGCTTTGGCGTAAGTTTTGACAAAAGCCAACCAGGTGACCTGCCAACCCCCGAAAAGCCGCAAGGATGGATGAGAGATCCACAACGCTTTACCACCATAATAAAGTTTACCGATGAACCAGATAAACGATTACTTAGAGAAGGTGGGCAAGCCGATGTAATAGCTTACACCGGAGACAGTTTTATTTTTAATACATTAGGTAAAATATGGGTAAGGATCACCAGCTTCTTAACGTATTTGTACTAATTTATGATCGCAGCATTCAATAACGCACTGCACCAACAAACACCAGAGCGAATAAGGATCATTCGCTTTACGGTGGGTTTAACCTTGGCTATTGCCATTTCATTTGGTTTTAACTGGCCATTGGCGTTTATAACCGCGGTTTTCACTGCCAAATTTTTAGGGACTGATGCAGAAAAACTTCCCTTTAAAGTATTACTGGGTATTTTCATTGTTAGCCTTACCGCGTTTTGTGCCGGAATATTAGTCACTCGTTTCTTATTGCCCTTCCCTATTGTGTTTATTTTGATCATGACATTGATCATATTTTTAGTGTCTTATTGGGGCTATTCTGGTGGCAATGATTTTGTTATCACTATGTTGTTAGTAGGCTTTACTTTGGTCCCTATGCTTGGCTTATTTAAACAAGAAGTAGCCAGCGTAGTAACAATCGGTTTTTTATTTTCATGCTTAATGGCGTTGGTAATTACTATGATCATGCATGAACTAATTCCTGATAAACCAAATACACAATACAAAGATAAAGAAGAAAAAGAAGGCTTGAAACTGCAGTCTACTCGCTTCCAGTTAGCGTTATTGAGCACGATTATTATCATGCCAGCCATCGTATTTTTCTTTTATTTTGGGCTAACAAGTTCAATGCTAATTTTAGTATTCATCGCTATTTTGGCGCAAAAACCAGATTTACTCATGGGCATGCAAGGTAGTAAAGCACTATTAGTTGGTAATACAATTGGTGGCTTAGTTGCTATAGCAGTCTATAAGCTCTTGCTTATTGCCCCAACTTATACAGCGTTAGTATTATTGTTTGCTGTGGTAAATATATATTTTGCCAAGCTGATTTTTTCAGATAAACCTCTTGCACCGCTATTTGCCATGGCCATTACCACGGTGATCATCCTGATTTCATCAGGGAGTACAGGAGATGCAGGTGCGGGCGGAAAATTTTATATTCGGATATTACAAATTGGTGCTGCCTGTGGATATATTATCTTTGCAACATACCTTACCGCGCCATTACTTACCCAAATAAAATCGGCCTACAAAGCCAAAATTTAAAATGATTCTATAATTGAGTCATTATCAACAAAAATATAAGGCATTCTTAGATGAAACAAATAACTGTGTTTTTATCTACAATACTGTTACTTATTTCGTGCTCTACTCAAAGTACAGACCCTGTTGAAACATCTGCTGAAATACAAACATTTCAAGCGCCAGTAGCTGATAACGAGTTACTTCGCTTCGCAATTATTGGCGACCTTACCGGCGGCGAACGTCAAGGCGTGTTTAATGTTGGCGCAGAAAGTATTTATGCGATGAAACCTGACTTTATTATGAGTATTGGCGACCTGATTGAAGGTGGAACAAAAGATATCGTTCAAATGGATAAAGAATGGCAGGCATTTAATAGCAAACTAAATAACCGTGACATTGCATTTTACCCAACAGTAGGAAATCACGACATTTCAAATACAACAATGCGCAAATGGTATGAAGAAACGATTGGTCCGCGTTATTATCATTTTGTTTTTAAAAATGCGCTATTTTTAGTGCTCGACAGCGAAGATTTTAGCCACGACTTTTTCAGCGAATTGCAAATGAAACGTGATGAAGCAATTAAAGTGTACAAAAAAGATCCTAATGACTTTCCTTATACTGAATACGCACAAATGGATCAGCGTAAGTTTGGTGAAATAAGTGATAGGCAAACCGACTATTTCAAAACAGTAATTAATGATAATAAAGATGTTCGTTGGACATTTTTATTCATGCATAAACCCGTTTGGCAAGATGGTAAAAAGAAAAACTTTAAAAAGCTGGAACAAGCTCTGAAAGGTAATAACTACACAGTTTTTAACGGCCATGTTCATTCATATAAATATACCAAACGATTAGGGCAAGACTATATTCAAATTGCGACGACTGGTGGAGAAATGAATGCCAGAGATGGTATTAATATGGATCATATTATGTGGGTTGGACTAAAGGGGAATACTCCGAGTTATTTAAATATCAAACTTAATGGTATGGCTGATAAAACTGGTAAAGCACCGGCAGATGGCGATAAACTCTGCTTAAATGCAGATGGTTGTAACTAACTTCCCTTAAGTAGCAGCACTTATTTAGTATTTCTATTTTCCGAGTTGATATTAGCGAGCAAATTACAATTTACTACAATACTCAACAAAACACGTATAGGAATACTAGTATGCGGTACGTTAAACTCGCCGCATAAAAACCTATCTAAATTTGTTTAAAAGCATGTTCATGACTTCAAGAATATGAATTCACTGCACTAGTTTCATACTTGAAACATACTTTTAAGATTAAACATTGGCATTTGCTTTTTTAGCAGATGCCAAAATTATTATATGTTGAATTTAACTATTCATCTGTTTAACTTAAGGTAATCATAATGTTGAAAAAACTTACAGTTGCTTGTTATGGACTAGCCCTAATAGCATGTACTTCGCACATCGCTCACGCATCAGATAAAAAGCACTTCCCAGGGATATTCATTGGCGCAACGACAATAGAAAGTCAAACTGACTTTTCATATGGTTTCGAATACGAATATAAGTTCAATAGCAAATGGGGCGCTGGCCTTACTTGGGAAAAAACCGAAGACGCGCATGAAGGCGCTGGCGTAGAAGTCGCACTGGCATCGATATATTTTCATCCTACCGAGCACTTACGATTAGGCGCAGGTTTTGGACAAGAAGAAGTAGGTGCTGTGCCCGCTACTGCAGGTCATCATCAATCAGATGAATCCCATGGACATCCAAGTCATGAAGAAGATTTGTATCGACTATCTGCCAGTTATGCAATTCCGTTAGGGAGTTTTGAACTTGAACCAACAATTGCAGCAGATTTTGTTGATGGTGAAACATCTACCGTTGTAGGTATTGCTGTAGTTAGACCGTTTTAGATCTAATAAACAATTCCTCTATTTCCTCCATCCATGGTACGAGAGGATAAGCACCTCCAACTGAAAACCCTCTCTTTGCCCCGTCCATGGTACGAGAGGATAAGCACTTCCAACTGAAAACCCTCTCTTTGCCCCGTCCATGGTACGAGAGGATAAGCACTTCCATGTGCAAAAACGCCAGCTAATGCTGGCGTTTTTATAATCTAAGTTAAAGCGAAATTACTTTTTCTTTTTCACTGCTTTTGCATTTGGAAGGTCAGTAATTGAGCCTTCAAATATTTCTGCAGCTAAACCGATTGATTCGTTCAACGTTGGGTGAGCATGAATTGTTAAACCAACATCTTCAGCATCAGCGCCCATTTCTACGGCTAAACAAATTTCGCCAAGCATTTCACCGGCATTGATACCAACGATAGCACCACCTAAAACACGGCCAGTGTCTTTTTCGAAGATCATTTTAGTTTTACCTTCAGTACGCGCTGAAGCTATAGCACGACCTGAAGCCGCCCATGGGAAGTTAGCAACTTCAATGTTTAAACCTTGCTCTTTTGCTTCACGTTCAGTAACACCAACCCAAGCCATTTCTGGATCAGTATAAGCAATTGAAGGAATACAACGAGGATCAAATATGTGTTTCTTACCAGAGATAACTTCTGCTGCACAATGAGCTTCATGAACCGCTTTATGAGCTAGCATAGGTTGACCAACAACATCACCGATAGCGAAGATGTGAGGCACGTTAGTACGTAATTCATTAGATACGTTGATGAAACCACGCTCGTCAACATTAACACCTGCTTTGTCAGCAGCAACTAAGTGACCATTTGGCTTACGGCCAACAGCAACTAAAATTTTGTCGTAACGTACTTGCTCTGCAGGTGCGTTTTTACCTTCAAAAGTAACGTATAAACCATCTTCTTTAGCGTCAACAGCAACAACTTTAGTAGACAACATGATGTTGAACTTCTTCTTGTTGTAGTTAGTGTAAACTTTAACGATGTCTTTATCAGCTGCAGGTACTAATTGGTCAGCAAACTCAACAACAGAAACGTTAGAGCCTAGCGCTGAGTAAACTGTCCCCATTTCTAAACCGATGATACCACCACCTAGAACTAACATTTCACCAGGTACGTCTTGTAATTCAAGTGCGCCAGTTGAATCGATAACACGTGGGTCATCGTTAGGAATAAATGGCAAATCAATTACTGATGAACCAGCAGCGATAATTGCGTTGTCAAACGTAATGTTGGTAACGGTACCGTCACTTGCTTCAACTGCAATAGTTTTGTCTGATGTAAATTTACCAAAACCAGTAACTGTTTTTACTTTACGCGCTTTAGACATTCCGCCTAAACCACCAGTAAGTTGACCAATTACGTCTTCTTTCCAGCTGCGAATTTTGTCTAAATCAATTTTTGGAGTGCCAAACGTAACACCGTGTGATGCCATTGCAGCAGCATCATCGATTACTTTAGCAACATGAAGTAATGCTTTAGAAGGAATACAACCTACGTTCAAACAAACACCACCAAGTGTAGCGCGGCTTTCTACTAATACTACGTCTAAACCAAGATCAGCAGCACGGAAAGCTGCAGAATAGCCACCAGGGCCAGCGCCTAAAACAACGACTTGGGTTTTAATATCGTTACTCATGTTTACCTCAAATACCTATAAATAATTGGCTAACTTGATTGTAAGTGAGCCATTTTATATCACCCCTAAAAAGTAGGCATGACATGTATGAATTTAAACTCTTTATAATCGCCGCAAAGCGATATTTTTTTCACCATATACCTAAATTTTTAAATCAATTTACGTATAGGTGCATTTTCGGGGGCAAGTTTACATGCTGTGACAAAAAATCGCCAACTTTTAAGTCAAAATTAGTAAACTTTTAGACTTAAGTTGTATGTTTTCATTGGCACTTACAACTAAATACATTTATTACCAAATAACTTAGTTGATAAATCTGCTTTAACAAGCCTTTACTATGTATCAGAATCCTATAAATAAAATTAATAGGAATGGATACTAGTTACTTTTGCTTAGCTGTTAGTTCTTACCCTAACAACTAAGCAAATATCTATAATAACTATAGAATTAACTGACGAATATCAGTCATTACTGACGCTAAGTGCACAGTAAAGCGTGCTGCTAAAGCGCCATCAATTACACGGTGATCATATGACAAAGATAATGGCAACATTAACTTAGGCTCAAAATCTTTACCGTTCCACTTAGGCTTCATTTCAGACTTAGATACACCTAAAATACCAACCTCTTGACCGTTAATAATTGGTGTAAACGCTGTACCACCAATACCGCCAAGGCTAGAGATAGTAAAACAGCCACCTTGCATATCTGCAGCTTTCAACTTACCTTCACGGGCTTTAAGACTTATTTCTAATAACTCTTTAGATAACTGGTGAATGCCTTTTTGGTCAACATCGCGTACCACTGGTACTACTAAGCCATTTGGCGTATCTACCGCAACACCAATGTTGATGTATTTCTTCATGATCAAGCTTTCACCGTCTTCACTCAAGCTTGAGTTAAATACCGGGAATTCGCGTAATGCATCTGCTACGGCTTTTAAAATAAACACCAATGGCGTTATTTTAAAACCAAGCTTTTTCTTTTCAGCAATCACGTTTTGTTCTTTACGGAATGCTTCAACGTTGGTGATATCGGCTTCATCAAACTGAGTTACGTGTGGAACCGTTACCCAACTGCGGTGTAAAAATGGTCCAGAGATCTTCTGAATTCGACTTAATGGTAATGTTTCAATTTCACCAAATTTAGAGAAATCGATAGATTTAGCACCAATAACTTGTAAACCACCAGCACCACCTGAAACAGACGTGTTAGCGGTAGCTTTAGGACGTGATAATTCGTATTTAACGTAAGACTGAACATCTTCTTTTAAAATACGACCTTTATTACCAGTACCTTTAACCAATGTTAAATCAACACCAAATTCACGGCCGATGCGACGAATTGAAGGTGATGCGTAAATATGACCTTGGCTTTGCTTAGTACCCGCACTTGGGTGATGCGGTACCGGCGCAGCTTTTGGTGCAACCGGAGCTGCAGGTGCAACAACAGTAGTCTCTTTTACTGGCTCCGGTGCTGCAACAGGCTCTGGAGCAACTGCGCCAGATGTTGTTTCAAGCATAATCACTAAGCTGCCTTGCTTAACTTTATCGCCAGTAGCCACTTTAACTTCAACAACCGTACCGGCTTCAGGGCTTGGTACATCCATTGTTGCTTTGTCAGTTTCAAGAGTAATTAAACCATCTTCAGCTTCGATAACATCGCCCGCAGCAACTAATACTTCAATAACGTCAACTTCACCGTCTTCGCCAATATCAGGTACTGTAACTTCAATTACCGCACTTGCAGCAGGAGCCGCTGCAGCAACAGGAGCTGGCGCAGCTTCAACTACAGGAGTAGGTTCTACGGCAACAGGTGCAGCAGGAGCTTCAACCTCAGCCGCTGGTGCATCCGCACCAGCTACTTCAATCATTACAACTAAATCACCTTCGTTAATTTTGTCTCCAACAGCAACTTTAATTTCAGTGATAGTACCTGCAAATGGTGCAGGAATATCCATAGAAGCCTTGTCAGTTTCTACACTTACCAGTGCATCTTCAACTTCTACTGTATCGCCAACGGCAACACATAATTCAATAATTTCAACTTCATCGCCACCAACATCAGGGACTAGAACTTGTTTAATATCAGACATCTGTATTTTCCTTCTCTAGCCAATTATGCGTATAGCGGGTTAATTTTGTCGGTGTTAATACCAAAGTCTTTGATCGCTTTAGTAACAACTGCCATTTTAATTTCGCCACGTTGAGCTAGTTCGTATAGTGAAGCAACAACAATGTAATTGTGATCAACTTCAAAATGACGTCGTAAGTTTGCACGTGAATCACTGCGACCAAAACCGTCAGTACCTAATACACGGTAATCGGTATTTATGTATGCACGTACTTGATCAGAATATGCTTTAACATAATCGGTTGCAGAAATTGCAGGACCATTCTCACTAGTAATTACTTGGCTGATAAATGGTACTTTTTGCTCTGCCTCTGGGTGAAGCATGTTGTAACGTGTTGCTTCTTGACCTTCACGAGCCAACTCGTTGTAACTTGTTACTGAGTACACGTCAGACGAAATACCAAAGTCGTTTGCTAGAATTTGAGCCGCTTGACGAACCTGTAATAAAATAGTTCCTGAGCCCATAAGTTGCACGTTAGCTTTTGCTTTTTTGCTCGGCG comes from the Thalassotalea nanhaiensis genome and includes:
- a CDS encoding AI-2E family transporter — protein: MNNSTNSAESKLFSANMIDAAIKIIAIMLIGTWCFDILRPFIMPMAWGAIIATALFPFYTKMVNWFGGKKGLAATVFALVGISILVIPTVTFSTSAVDSITQISEGLQEGTIDIPAPDEKVKEWPLVGEKIYPAWLTASDNLEKFASQYSEQIKNTFSKVLGAAASFGGVILQFILSVIIASMFLANSESCTKGCHSFISRLMGDKADAVLKNTVATVRSVGAGILGIAFTQAVLSGIGLVVADIPAAGVWVLLVLMVAIVQLPPIIILGPIAAYYFSVADTTPAVIFLVYSIVVSSSDAVLKPIFLGRGTDIPMLVILLGAIGGMIVSGIIGLFTGAVILALGYQLMMMWLEQSEHAKKETAAEQSE
- a CDS encoding HlyD family secretion protein, with amino-acid sequence MTDTNVVKKEANEKLDGSETTNEDVNETTNETAKPDFAQRLSKIILSLALLYFLWYVIGDRLTPISDQARVRAFVIPIVPQVSGQITNIYVGGDKIVKKDDVLFEIDNRDFKFALDKAKASLELTGQEIGADTAMVGSAKASLDQANADLIVKRINANRVFELEKQGIISGFDGDRARGVLTQAELEVVNAQASYEEAQQKLGKQGENNPKLLSALAEVSTAQLNLDRTIIKAPNDGVISYAKVNVGYYAAQGSKIMTFISNQYVWIEASFRENSLGNLKSGDPVDIVLDSAPGQVFAGEVITIGFGVSFDKSQPGDLPTPEKPQGWMRDPQRFTTIIKFTDEPDKRLLREGGQADVIAYTGDSFIFNTLGKIWVRITSFLTYLY
- a CDS encoding DUF2955 domain-containing protein, with the translated sequence MIAAFNNALHQQTPERIRIIRFTVGLTLAIAISFGFNWPLAFITAVFTAKFLGTDAEKLPFKVLLGIFIVSLTAFCAGILVTRFLLPFPIVFILIMTLIIFLVSYWGYSGGNDFVITMLLVGFTLVPMLGLFKQEVASVVTIGFLFSCLMALVITMIMHELIPDKPNTQYKDKEEKEGLKLQSTRFQLALLSTIIIMPAIVFFFYFGLTSSMLILVFIAILAQKPDLLMGMQGSKALLVGNTIGGLVAIAVYKLLLIAPTYTALVLLFAVVNIYFAKLIFSDKPLAPLFAMAITTVIILISSGSTGDAGAGGKFYIRILQIGAACGYIIFATYLTAPLLTQIKSAYKAKI
- a CDS encoding metallophosphoesterase family protein, translating into MKQITVFLSTILLLISCSTQSTDPVETSAEIQTFQAPVADNELLRFAIIGDLTGGERQGVFNVGAESIYAMKPDFIMSIGDLIEGGTKDIVQMDKEWQAFNSKLNNRDIAFYPTVGNHDISNTTMRKWYEETIGPRYYHFVFKNALFLVLDSEDFSHDFFSELQMKRDEAIKVYKKDPNDFPYTEYAQMDQRKFGEISDRQTDYFKTVINDNKDVRWTFLFMHKPVWQDGKKKNFKKLEQALKGNNYTVFNGHVHSYKYTKRLGQDYIQIATTGGEMNARDGINMDHIMWVGLKGNTPSYLNIKLNGMADKTGKAPADGDKLCLNADGCN
- the lpdA gene encoding dihydrolipoyl dehydrogenase, which codes for MSNDIKTQVVVLGAGPGGYSAAFRAADLGLDVVLVESRATLGGVCLNVGCIPSKALLHVAKVIDDAAAMASHGVTFGTPKIDLDKIRSWKEDVIGQLTGGLGGMSKARKVKTVTGFGKFTSDKTIAVEASDGTVTNITFDNAIIAAGSSVIDLPFIPNDDPRVIDSTGALELQDVPGEMLVLGGGIIGLEMGTVYSALGSNVSVVEFADQLVPAADKDIVKVYTNYNKKKFNIMLSTKVVAVDAKEDGLYVTFEGKNAPAEQVRYDKILVAVGRKPNGHLVAADKAGVNVDERGFINVSNELRTNVPHIFAIGDVVGQPMLAHKAVHEAHCAAEVISGKKHIFDPRCIPSIAYTDPEMAWVGVTEREAKEQGLNIEVANFPWAASGRAIASARTEGKTKMIFEKDTGRVLGGAIVGINAGEMLGEICLAVEMGADAEDVGLTIHAHPTLNESIGLAAEIFEGSITDLPNAKAVKKKK
- the aceF gene encoding dihydrolipoyllysine-residue acetyltransferase, with translation MSDIKQVLVPDVGGDEVEIIELCVAVGDTVEVEDALVSVETDKASMDIPAPFAGTITEIKVAVGDKINEGDLVVMIEVAGADAPAAEVEAPAAPVAVEPTPVVEAAPAPVAAAAPAASAVIEVTVPDIGEDGEVDVIEVLVAAGDVIEAEDGLITLETDKATMDVPSPEAGTVVEVKVATGDKVKQGSLVIMLETTSGAVAPEPVAAPEPVKETTVVAPAAPVAPKAAPVPHHPSAGTKQSQGHIYASPSIRRIGREFGVDLTLVKGTGNKGRILKEDVQSYVKYELSRPKATANTSVSGGAGGLQVIGAKSIDFSKFGEIETLPLSRIQKISGPFLHRSWVTVPHVTQFDEADITNVEAFRKEQNVIAEKKKLGFKITPLVFILKAVADALREFPVFNSSLSEDGESLIMKKYINIGVAVDTPNGLVVPVVRDVDQKGIHQLSKELLEISLKAREGKLKAADMQGGCFTISSLGGIGGTAFTPIINGQEVGILGVSKSEMKPKWNGKDFEPKLMLPLSLSYDHRVIDGALAARFTVHLASVMTDIRQLIL